tgcaagaaaacaaaacattgagcTAGGAGTTTGCTTCATACTGGATggtaaatacaatgaaaaacagcggtatatgaaaaaaatactgaataaaagaatgaaagaaTGGCTAAGTGGGAAAAAGAATATGAGATTTATTACAGAAATTAGAATAGCCACACAAACAAGAGGACTAAAGAAAGGACTTGATCTAACCACACGAGTTAGCCACAACAACAGACTCACAGGACTGAACAGAACTAGCTGCAAGTTAGCGCACAGATGAAAGAAACAATGAAACAGAAGCTAAGttagaaaaacaagaaaaaaagggagACTAAGGCGACATACAGACAAACCACGAGGAAGGAAAAAACGGAATACTAATATGATGAGGAATAAGCAAAAGATAGCGGGTAGAACCATAGTCCAGCCGCACTTAGCAATGTGGCTCGGATGTGCGCCGGAGGCTCCGCCCAACCATGTCAGCAACTGGCACAAAAGTTGTAAATCATAggattaaaatgatgaaaaaattcATATTTATGTCAAAGACTTGAGGGAGAATTTACTTTTTACTACCTGACTCAAAAGATTCATTCCttaaactgaatttaaaaaagctTTCCTTAAactgacttttgaaaaaaactaaacaaatattgtcgttgttttcttcttccttaGATCGTCCCAAGGTGCGCCTACCTCGCTTCCTTAGGCAGCGATACGTGGCGCAGGTTGGAGACAAGATCAACCTGACCATCCCCTTCACAGTAAGCACAAGACCAGCAAAGCCGCCTCACGTCTCGcacttgacctaaaaaaatgaaCGGTCTGGTGTCCTCAAGGGCAAACCCAAGCCCGTGGTGAGCTGGACCAAGAACGGCCAGCCCCTGGAGAGGGGAAGGGTGAACATTCGCAGCACGGAGAGGGACAGCATCCTCTTCATACGAGCGGCCGAGAGGGACGACTCCGGCGTCTACGAGATGTGCGTCAAAGTGGACGACTTTGAGGACAAGGCCGCAGTCACCCTGCAGATTGTTGGTAGGTGTTAGCATCTGTGGTTTTGTCAAAAGTAAAGTCCTCCTTGCAAAAAATAAACCTTAAACACATTATGTACTCTCTTAAATACATCATCTCTTTAgctaagtaaaaataaaacactgtcTGGTCACAACTCGAgcgaaattttaaaaaatttcatttcaaatcgaCTCCTTTCAAATCATTCAAATGATTACCTCATTATCTCAAGATGAACATCATGTATAAAGGGAATGAAATAAGATATTGATTCTTAAATAAATTAAGGAGATTCTGGAATGTTTGCTAATGTTTTGTCTTCTGCATTCACAGAACTTCCTGGACCTCCAGCCAGCGTCAAAATCGCGGACACGTGGGGCTTCAACGTGGCTTTGGAGTGGACTGTGCCCAAAGACAACGGCAACACAGAAATCACAGGCTACACCATCCAGAAGGCCGACAAGAAGACCGGAGTAAGACGAGCACTGTCACCCGACGTAGTTACGAGACAGCTTGGATCCTGACGAGAGTTGCGGGGGTTTGTTGACAGGACTGGTTCACCGTGCTGGAGCATTACCACAGACTCAACGCCACCATCTCGGACCTCAtcatgggcaacatctacaagttCCGGGTGTTCTCAGAGAACAAGTGTGGAGTCAGCGAGGAGGCGGCCATCACCAAGGATGAGGCCAAGATCCTCAAAATGGGTAAGAGATTTATTCTGAACTACAGTTCGACTTTTCTCTTCAACAAGACTTTTATTTACCGCAGGCATCGAGTACAAGGCACCAGAGTACCACGAGCACGACTTCAGCGAGGCGCCTAAGTTCACCACGTCCCTGGCCAACCGAGCCACCACGGTTGGTTACAGCACCAAGTTGCTGTGCTCCGTGAGGGGATACCCCAAGGTACGATTCTCTGCCCCCATTCTCTCCCTTTTACCTGCTGTCATTAGCTATGTCAGATGAAGAGGTTCTTAGTGGGATTGGTATACTTTGTGTCCGAATGAGAGGGAGTTAGAAAAGGCCAGCAGGGGTGATGGGTTAGGTGAGGAGATATCTCTGGCAATCCCAGGGCATCGTCGGCATGTCAAAACTCTACAATGACTAGAGCATTCATCTATAACACAAATAGAAACCATCCTCCAAATCCACATCAAATGTTGGTACTATCCCCATAGCCACAACCAAATAAAAACCCCAATCTAAATCTGTCTTCCTCCCCCCTGCAGCCCAAGATCGAATGGCTGAAAAACCAGATGATCATCGGCGATGACCCCAAATTCCGTCAGATCTGCGTGCAGGGCATCTGCTCCCTCGAGATCCGCAAGCCGGTGAGCTTCGACGGAGGCGTTTACACCTGCCGAGCCAGGAACAACCACGGCGAGGTCACGGTCAGCTGCAAGTTGGAAGTCCGACGTACGTAAATAAAATAAGATGTTCATTGGGGGTGAAGCTCCCCGAAGACTAACACGGTGCCTCCGTTATAAACAGAGCCGATTATTCCAGAGGCAGAAAAGAAATAAGTGGTCATCGTCATTGGCAAAGGTAAGAACTGATCGCAGCCAACTTGGGGAGATTTATTGACAACGCCAAAGGTGCACTAATTCACCCATCGGCAACCACACCCTGCATTTAATTCCTATCACTGACCCATACCTCCCAAATTTTTATGGAACCCCAACATTAAAACACATGAGAGACGTAACTTCTAATAAACAATTGGTAGCTCTCTGATTTTCAAACAGTTCAAATAAACCACCGGCAGTTTAACCCGTTTTGTCACTATTCCAGCCATCCAAAAACCCTG
This portion of the Syngnathoides biaculeatus isolate LvHL_M chromosome 10, ASM1980259v1, whole genome shotgun sequence genome encodes:
- the mybphb gene encoding myosin binding protein Hb; the protein is MPSKPAPIKKKPAPLKKAQKAPQPAPAPEPAPAPAPEPVPVVEEAPPAPPTEPTEAPPAADAEPAAPAEASAAAVEGEAPAAPPGEAAEGAPADAEAGEPPVPEEPKEPTPPPPPPKEPTSAPVDLFVEDKNDTSVTIIWSQPEVVGLSGLDGYTVEVCKDGTEDWKAVNEDLQKSCRYIIKNQTTGDRLKIRVVALNAGGRSPPVALPEAVLVKEVADRPKVRLPRFLRQRYVAQVGDKINLTIPFTGKPKPVVSWTKNGQPLERGRVNIRSTERDSILFIRAAERDDSGVYEMCVKVDDFEDKAAVTLQIVELPGPPASVKIADTWGFNVALEWTVPKDNGNTEITGYTIQKADKKTGDWFTVLEHYHRLNATISDLIMGNIYKFRVFSENKCGVSEEAAITKDEAKILKMGIEYKAPEYHEHDFSEAPKFTTSLANRATTVGYSTKLLCSVRGYPKPKIEWLKNQMIIGDDPKFRQICVQGICSLEIRKPVSFDGGVYTCRARNNHGEVTVSCKLEVRQPIIPEAEKK